A region of Streptomyces sp. R44 DNA encodes the following proteins:
- a CDS encoding SDR family NAD(P)-dependent oxidoreductase, with protein sequence MDIAGSAALVTGAASGLGAATAAALAARGATVYGLDLDKAVAAAGPLPEGVRLLAADVTDEDQVREALAAIDADGAELRLAVNCAGVAPSARILGRKGPHDLDLFRTVLNVNLLGTFNVMRLAAEAIARHEPDEHGQRGLVVNTASIAAFEGQVGQIAYAASKAGVAGMTVTAARDLAQFGIRVVTIAPGIVDTPMMAGFGEDVRAGLAASVTFPQRLARPEEYARLVTMIAEHDYLNGETIRMDGALRMTAR encoded by the coding sequence ATGGACATCGCCGGCTCCGCCGCTCTCGTCACCGGCGCCGCCTCCGGCCTCGGCGCCGCCACGGCCGCCGCGCTCGCCGCCCGCGGCGCCACCGTCTACGGCCTGGACCTGGACAAGGCGGTGGCCGCCGCAGGCCCGCTGCCCGAGGGCGTCCGGTTGCTCGCCGCGGACGTCACCGACGAGGACCAGGTCCGTGAGGCGCTCGCCGCGATCGACGCCGACGGCGCCGAGCTGCGGCTCGCCGTGAACTGCGCCGGCGTCGCCCCCTCCGCCCGCATCCTGGGCCGCAAGGGACCGCACGACCTCGACCTGTTCCGTACGGTGCTCAACGTCAACCTGCTCGGCACCTTCAACGTGATGCGGCTCGCCGCCGAGGCCATCGCCCGCCACGAGCCCGACGAGCACGGGCAGCGCGGCCTCGTCGTCAACACCGCCTCGATCGCGGCCTTCGAGGGCCAGGTCGGGCAGATCGCGTACGCCGCCTCCAAGGCGGGCGTCGCCGGGATGACCGTCACCGCCGCGCGCGACCTCGCGCAGTTCGGCATCCGGGTCGTCACCATCGCCCCCGGCATCGTCGACACCCCGATGATGGCCGGGTTCGGCGAGGACGTCCGGGCCGGTCTCGCCGCGAGCGTCACCTTCCCCCAGCGCCTCGCGCGCCCCGAGGAGTACGCCCGGCTCGTGACGATGATCGCCGAGCACGACTACCTCAACGGCGAGACCATCCGCATGGACGGCGCCCTCCGCATGACCGCCCGCTGA
- a CDS encoding TetR/AcrR family transcriptional regulator, which translates to MGTASTNSTKPAMRDSLIAAAFQLFLERGYEQTTVDDIVTLAGVGRRSFFRYFPSKEDVVFPDHEQCLADMTRFLAASADSDDPVVRVCDAARLVMRMYAENPTFSVQRYRLTREVTGLRTYELSVVWRYEKTLGDYLRTRWADRKDGTLRANVVAAAVVAAHNHALRHWLRSGGEGDPLAEVDGALEYVRGTWGGGQVAEAPAEENEDVVVVITKRSTPMWRVVREVESSLGEG; encoded by the coding sequence ATGGGAACAGCGTCGACGAACTCCACGAAGCCCGCGATGCGGGACTCCCTCATCGCCGCGGCCTTCCAGCTCTTCCTGGAGCGGGGCTACGAGCAGACCACCGTCGACGACATCGTCACGCTCGCGGGCGTCGGCCGGCGGTCCTTCTTCCGCTACTTCCCGTCGAAGGAGGACGTGGTCTTCCCCGACCACGAGCAGTGCCTCGCCGACATGACCCGCTTCCTCGCCGCGAGCGCCGACTCCGACGACCCGGTCGTCCGCGTCTGCGACGCCGCCCGGCTCGTCATGCGGATGTACGCCGAGAACCCCACCTTCTCCGTGCAGCGCTACCGGCTCACCCGCGAGGTGACCGGGCTGCGCACCTACGAGCTGTCGGTGGTCTGGCGGTACGAGAAGACCCTCGGCGACTACCTGCGCACCCGCTGGGCCGACCGCAAGGACGGCACCCTGCGCGCCAACGTCGTCGCGGCGGCCGTGGTCGCCGCCCACAACCACGCCCTGCGGCACTGGCTGCGCTCGGGCGGCGAGGGCGACCCGCTGGCCGAGGTCGACGGAGCCCTGGAGTACGTGCGCGGCACCTGGGGCGGCGGGCAGGTCGCGGAGGCGCCGGCCGAGGAGAACGAGGACGTCGTCGTGGTGATCACCAAGCGGTCCACCCCCATGTGGCGCGTGGTGCGCGAGGTGGAGTCGAGCCTCGGTGAGGGCTGA
- a CDS encoding zinc ribbon domain-containing protein, with the protein MFHTGLRSGTAVQAEDSAPDSELYFQRCRWCHTTTFQRLLCPTCGSTDLAPELSDGEGVISVRRGVAAADADLWPVHMTEGFVVRCRVDGPPHAVRPGVRVKVSGTAVNGRRPVVRLCEEVPLDGWY; encoded by the coding sequence GTGTTCCACACGGGACTGAGGAGCGGGACCGCCGTCCAGGCCGAGGATTCGGCCCCCGACTCCGAGCTGTACTTCCAGCGCTGCCGCTGGTGCCACACCACCACCTTCCAGCGCCTGCTCTGTCCGACCTGCGGGTCGACCGACCTGGCGCCCGAACTCAGCGACGGCGAGGGCGTGATCTCCGTACGCCGCGGGGTCGCCGCCGCCGATGCCGACCTCTGGCCGGTCCACATGACCGAGGGCTTCGTGGTCCGCTGCCGCGTCGACGGACCGCCGCACGCGGTGCGCCCCGGGGTCAGGGTCAAGGTCTCCGGCACCGCGGTCAACGGGCGCAGGCCGGTCGTCCGGCTCTGCGAGGAGGTCCCCCTCGACGGCTGGTACTGA
- a CDS encoding electron transfer flavoprotein subunit alpha/FixB family protein, with protein sequence MAEILVLVDHADGAVRKPALELLTLARRIGEPTAVVLGAGESAASIAATAGEYGAATVYVADGAEFAEQLVVPKVDALTQIAKDKGAAAVLVTSSGEGKEIAARVALRLGSGLITDAVELEAGENGPVATQSVFAASYQVKSTVSHGVPVITVKPNSAAPEAAPAAGTVESVTVAFTGNAAKVVSRTPRVSTGRPELTESAIVVSGGRGVGAAEGFAVVEKLADSLGAAVGASRAAVDAGWYPHSNQVGQTGKQVSPQLYVAAGISGAIQHRAGMQTSKTIVAVNKDPEAPIFDLVDYGVVGDLFEVLPQLTDEIGAR encoded by the coding sequence ATGGCTGAGATCCTGGTTCTCGTGGACCACGCCGACGGTGCGGTCCGCAAGCCGGCCCTCGAACTGCTGACGCTGGCCCGCCGTATCGGCGAGCCCACGGCCGTCGTCCTCGGCGCCGGCGAGTCCGCCGCCTCGATCGCCGCCACGGCCGGTGAGTACGGCGCGGCCACCGTGTACGTCGCGGACGGCGCCGAGTTCGCCGAGCAGCTCGTCGTCCCGAAGGTCGACGCGCTCACCCAGATCGCGAAGGACAAGGGGGCGGCCGCCGTCCTGGTGACCTCCTCCGGCGAGGGCAAGGAGATCGCGGCCCGCGTCGCGCTCCGCCTCGGCTCGGGTCTGATCACCGACGCGGTGGAGCTGGAGGCCGGCGAGAACGGCCCGGTCGCCACCCAGTCCGTCTTCGCCGCCTCGTACCAGGTGAAGTCGACGGTCTCGCACGGCGTCCCGGTCATCACGGTCAAGCCGAACTCCGCCGCCCCGGAGGCCGCCCCGGCCGCCGGCACGGTCGAGAGCGTCACCGTCGCCTTCACCGGCAACGCCGCCAAGGTCGTCTCCCGCACTCCGCGCGTCTCCACCGGCCGCCCCGAGCTGACCGAGTCCGCGATCGTGGTCTCCGGCGGCCGCGGTGTCGGCGCGGCCGAGGGCTTCGCGGTCGTCGAGAAGCTGGCCGACTCGCTCGGCGCGGCCGTCGGCGCCTCCCGCGCCGCCGTCGACGCCGGCTGGTACCCGCACTCCAACCAGGTCGGCCAGACCGGCAAGCAGGTCTCGCCGCAGCTGTACGTGGCGGCGGGCATCTCCGGCGCGATCCAGCACCGGGCCGGCATGCAGACCTCGAAGACGATCGTCGCGGTCAACAAGGACCCCGAGGCCCCGATCTTCGACCTGGTCGACTACGGCGTGGTCGGCGACCTCTTCGAGGTGCTGCCGCAGCTGACGGACGAGATCGGCGCGCGCTGA
- a CDS encoding electron transfer flavoprotein subunit beta, whose amino-acid sequence MTLKIAVCVKYVPDATGDRGFADDLTTDREAVDGLLSELDEYAVEQALRISEESDDAEVTVVTVGPDDAKDALRKALSMGADKAVHVNDEDIHGSDVIATSAILAKALEKTGFDLVVCGMASTDGTMGVLPALLAERLSLPQVTLLSELSVEDGLVKGRRDGDAATEHLEAPLPAVVSVTDQSGEARYPSFKGIMAAKKKPVEELDLDDLDIDADEVGLAGSWTLVDSAAARPARTQGTIVTDEGDGGKQLAAFLATQKFI is encoded by the coding sequence GTGACCCTGAAGATCGCTGTCTGTGTGAAGTACGTTCCCGACGCGACCGGCGACCGCGGTTTCGCCGACGACCTGACGACCGACCGCGAGGCCGTCGACGGGCTGCTGTCGGAGCTCGACGAGTACGCCGTCGAGCAGGCGCTCCGCATCTCCGAGGAGTCCGACGACGCCGAGGTCACCGTCGTGACGGTCGGCCCGGACGACGCCAAGGACGCCCTGCGCAAGGCGCTGTCGATGGGCGCCGACAAGGCCGTCCACGTCAACGACGAGGACATCCACGGTTCCGACGTCATCGCCACCTCCGCGATCCTGGCCAAGGCCCTGGAGAAGACCGGCTTCGACCTGGTCGTCTGCGGCATGGCCTCGACCGACGGCACGATGGGCGTGCTGCCCGCGCTGCTCGCCGAGCGCCTGAGCCTGCCGCAGGTCACCCTGCTCTCGGAGCTCTCCGTCGAGGACGGTCTCGTGAAGGGCCGCCGTGACGGCGACGCCGCCACCGAGCACCTGGAGGCCCCGCTGCCGGCCGTCGTCTCGGTCACCGACCAGTCCGGCGAGGCCCGTTACCCCTCCTTCAAGGGGATCATGGCCGCCAAGAAGAAGCCGGTCGAGGAGCTCGACCTGGACGACCTGGACATCGACGCCGACGAGGTCGGCCTCGCCGGCTCGTGGACCCTGGTCGACTCGGCGGCCGCCCGCCCGGCCCGTACGCAGGGCACGATCGTCACGGACGAGGGCGACGGCGGCAAGCAGCTCGCCGCGTTCCTCGCCACCCAGAAGTTCATCTGA
- a CDS encoding acyl-CoA dehydrogenase family protein, with product MGKDFDLYRPSEEHDMLRESVRALAEAKIVPFAAAVDEEGRFPQEALDALVANDLHAVHVPETYGGAGADALATVIVIEEVARACGSSSLIPAVNKLGSLPVILSGSEELKHKYLGPLAKGDAMFSYALSEPDAGSDAAGMKTRAVRDGDFWVLNGVKRWITNAGVSEYYTVMAVTDPEKRSKGISAFVVEKSDEGVSFGAPEKKLGIKGSPTREVYLDNVRIPADRMIGAEGTGFATAMKTLDHTRITIAAQAIGIAQGALDYAKGYVKERKQFGKPIADFQGVQFMLADMAMKLEAARQLTYAAAAKSERVDGDLTFFGAAAKCFASDVAMEVTTDAVQLLGGYGYTRDYPVERMMRDAKITQIYEGTNQVQRIVMARNLP from the coding sequence ATGGGTAAGGACTTCGACCTGTACCGGCCTTCCGAGGAGCACGACATGCTCCGGGAGTCGGTGCGTGCCCTCGCGGAGGCGAAGATCGTGCCGTTCGCGGCGGCGGTGGACGAGGAGGGCCGCTTCCCGCAGGAGGCCCTGGACGCGCTGGTCGCCAACGACCTGCACGCCGTGCACGTCCCGGAGACCTACGGCGGCGCGGGCGCGGACGCCCTCGCGACGGTGATCGTGATCGAGGAGGTCGCGCGCGCGTGCGGCTCCTCCTCGCTGATCCCGGCGGTCAACAAGCTGGGCTCGCTGCCGGTGATCCTGTCCGGCTCGGAGGAGCTCAAGCACAAGTACCTCGGCCCGCTGGCCAAGGGCGACGCGATGTTCTCCTACGCCCTCTCCGAGCCCGACGCGGGCTCGGACGCGGCCGGCATGAAGACCCGCGCGGTGCGCGACGGCGACTTCTGGGTCCTCAACGGCGTCAAGCGGTGGATCACCAACGCCGGCGTCTCGGAGTACTACACGGTGATGGCCGTCACCGACCCGGAGAAGCGCTCCAAGGGCATCTCCGCGTTCGTGGTGGAGAAGTCCGACGAGGGCGTGTCCTTCGGCGCCCCGGAGAAGAAGCTCGGCATCAAGGGCTCCCCGACCCGCGAGGTCTACCTCGACAACGTCCGCATCCCCGCCGACCGCATGATCGGCGCCGAGGGCACCGGCTTCGCCACCGCCATGAAGACCCTCGACCACACCCGCATCACCATCGCCGCCCAGGCCATCGGCATCGCCCAGGGCGCCCTCGACTACGCCAAGGGCTACGTCAAGGAGCGCAAGCAGTTCGGCAAGCCGATCGCCGACTTCCAGGGCGTGCAGTTCATGCTCGCCGACATGGCCATGAAGCTGGAGGCCGCCCGCCAGCTCACCTACGCCGCCGCCGCCAAGTCCGAGCGAGTCGACGGCGACCTCACCTTCTTCGGCGCCGCCGCCAAGTGCTTCGCCTCCGACGTCGCCATGGAGGTCACCACCGACGCCGTCCAGCTCCTCGGCGGCTACGGCTACACCCGCGACTACCCGGTCGAGCGCATGATGCGCGACGCCAAGATCACCCAGATCTACGAAGGCACCAACCAGGTCCAGCGCATCGTCATGGCCCGCAACCTCCCGTAA
- a CDS encoding ScbR family autoregulator-binding transcription factor: MAQQARAIKTRRAILESAAAVFAERGYERTTIGEILVRAGVTKGALYFHFASKEDLALGVLDAQMLDEPMAPQAIKLQELADQAFLLTHRLQHDALVRASVALTLDSGAVSVDRAAPFRAWTDQASEILTVAKSRGEVLVHVDVTDTAELFAGAYAGIQTMSQIMCDRNDLLHRVAVLLQYLLPSICTPALLTGLDLTEGRALKLAAEYDASKLRRED; encoded by the coding sequence TTGGCTCAGCAAGCGCGTGCAATCAAGACCCGGCGGGCGATCCTGGAGTCGGCCGCGGCCGTCTTCGCGGAGCGCGGCTACGAGCGGACGACCATCGGCGAGATCCTGGTGCGCGCGGGGGTGACCAAGGGAGCCCTCTATTTCCACTTTGCTTCCAAGGAGGACCTCGCCCTCGGCGTGCTCGACGCCCAGATGCTGGACGAGCCGATGGCGCCTCAGGCCATCAAGCTCCAGGAACTCGCGGACCAGGCCTTCCTGCTCACCCATCGACTGCAGCACGACGCACTCGTGCGCGCGAGCGTGGCACTGACCCTGGACAGCGGCGCCGTCAGCGTGGACCGTGCGGCACCCTTCCGGGCGTGGACGGATCAGGCCTCGGAGATCCTGACCGTCGCGAAGTCACGGGGGGAAGTCCTCGTCCACGTGGACGTGACGGACACGGCGGAGCTCTTCGCGGGCGCCTACGCGGGGATCCAGACGATGTCCCAGATCATGTGCGATCGCAACGATCTTCTCCACCGGGTCGCGGTCCTGCTGCAGTACCTGCTGCCCAGCATCTGCACGCCGGCCCTGCTGACCGGGCTCGACCTCACCGAGGGTCGCGCCCTGAAGCTGGCGGCGGAGTACGACGCGAGCAAGCTCCGCCGCGAGGACTGA
- a CDS encoding ScbA/BarX family gamma-butyrolactone biosynthesis protein, with the protein MEQNHRGTTSTRVPGEFVHREDPADIIPTGWTQLAENRFSVSARWPAAHPFFSPVAGDRHDPVLVAETIRQTAMLVAHAEFGVPVEDQFVMWGLQYTADAAALAVGDLSSDVTVDVICSDLDSRRGRLRNLRTTMVLTRDGRHLATGGGLARCTSALAYRRIRGERMAALERPVPLIPGLAPHLVGREHSRDVVLAQGARPGQWQLRLNTAHPTLFRRPNDHVPGMLLLEAARQAATLTLGSVAYVPTAMDLSFLRYVELDSPCWIEAEILSGRADDAATVRVTGHQDGQPVFLCTLTSPSRDLAVAGAGLDSRLAG; encoded by the coding sequence ATGGAGCAGAACCATCGAGGAACGACGTCGACCCGCGTCCCTGGGGAGTTCGTTCACCGAGAGGATCCCGCGGACATCATCCCCACGGGGTGGACCCAGTTGGCAGAGAACCGGTTCTCCGTCTCCGCTCGCTGGCCTGCCGCTCATCCCTTCTTCTCTCCGGTGGCAGGGGACCGACACGACCCCGTACTGGTGGCCGAGACGATACGCCAGACCGCCATGCTCGTCGCTCACGCCGAATTCGGGGTACCCGTCGAGGATCAGTTCGTCATGTGGGGCCTCCAGTACACGGCCGACGCCGCGGCGCTCGCCGTCGGCGACCTCTCCTCGGACGTCACCGTCGACGTCATCTGCTCCGATCTCGACAGCCGCCGCGGCCGCCTCCGGAACCTGCGCACGACCATGGTGCTCACCCGCGACGGCCGGCATCTCGCCACCGGTGGAGGCCTGGCGCGCTGCACCTCCGCCCTCGCCTACCGCAGGATCAGGGGCGAGCGGATGGCCGCGCTCGAACGACCCGTCCCGCTGATACCCGGGCTGGCGCCGCACCTGGTCGGCCGCGAGCACTCCAGGGACGTCGTCCTGGCCCAGGGGGCCCGCCCCGGTCAGTGGCAGCTGCGCCTCAACACGGCCCACCCCACTCTCTTCCGGCGTCCCAACGACCACGTGCCCGGCATGCTGCTCCTCGAAGCGGCACGGCAGGCGGCCACCCTGACGCTGGGAAGCGTGGCGTACGTGCCCACCGCCATGGACCTCTCCTTCCTGCGCTACGTCGAACTCGACAGCCCCTGCTGGATCGAGGCGGAGATCCTGTCCGGCCGCGCGGACGACGCGGCCACCGTCCGGGTCACCGGCCACCAGGACGGACAGCCGGTCTTCCTCTGCACGCTCACCTCCCCCTCCCGGGACCTGGCCGTGGCCGGGGCCGGCCTCGACAGCCGCCTGGCGGGCTGA
- a CDS encoding ScbR family autoregulator-binding transcription factor: MTKQERATRTRDALIKSAAREFDRHGYALAKLSAISSGAGVSPGALHFHFENKAAVAGAVEGAACTALRRTARIVYGQRSNALQNLADTSHALARLLRDDIVVRAGFRLSCADDARTELNLRQEWQSCVQQRLAEAADEGLLAPGLGRRQDLARTIVAATIGLEALWRDNGEWLAPKTVTGLWRTLLPMLAGPEVLAGLDPSGTAVIVTTPAPVG; encoded by the coding sequence GTGACCAAACAAGAGCGGGCCACACGGACCCGCGACGCGCTGATCAAGTCGGCGGCCAGGGAATTCGACCGGCACGGCTACGCCCTGGCCAAATTGTCCGCGATCAGCTCGGGGGCGGGTGTGAGCCCCGGCGCGCTCCACTTCCACTTCGAGAACAAGGCGGCCGTCGCCGGTGCCGTCGAGGGCGCGGCCTGCACCGCCCTGCGCAGAACCGCCCGGATCGTGTACGGACAACGGTCGAACGCCCTGCAGAACCTCGCCGACACCTCGCACGCCCTGGCCCGGCTTCTCCGCGATGACATCGTCGTCCGCGCCGGCTTCCGGCTCAGCTGCGCCGACGACGCCCGTACGGAGCTCAACCTGCGCCAGGAGTGGCAGAGCTGCGTCCAGCAGCGGCTCGCGGAGGCGGCGGACGAGGGCCTGCTCGCCCCCGGCCTCGGGCGTCGGCAGGACCTCGCCCGCACGATCGTGGCGGCCACGATCGGTCTGGAGGCCCTGTGGCGGGACAACGGCGAATGGCTCGCGCCCAAGACCGTCACCGGTCTGTGGCGCACGTTGCTGCCGATGCTGGCGGGCCCCGAGGTGCTCGCCGGACTCGACCCGTCGGGCACCGCCGTGATCGTCACGACGCCCGCGCCCGTCGGCTGA
- a CDS encoding response regulator transcription factor: MSRTSLELKEPHIPAPRIAGRASAAGVIVDTSGRGRPADTPGRGRPAVTPGWRVLVVESCGTEAEGLVQALRRHGHEVSRVATGGAALQVYDEVDLVLIDLDLPDLDGLEVCRGIRAACDVPVIAVTGRGSELDRVLGLQAGADHYLVKPYGFRELMARMEAVMRRTRPSTSAARAVTRGPLHIDVAARRVTLDGRDVDLTRKEFDLLNVLASHPDTVIPRKQLMQQVWGDSWSRRTVDTHVSSLRHKLGASDWVITIRGVGFRFGRG; this comes from the coding sequence GTGAGCCGGACCTCATTGGAACTGAAGGAGCCTCATATACCTGCCCCGCGAATCGCGGGTAGAGCGAGCGCGGCGGGCGTGATCGTCGACACATCGGGGAGAGGCCGCCCGGCCGACACACCGGGAAGGGGCCGCCCGGCCGTCACGCCGGGGTGGCGCGTCCTGGTCGTGGAGAGCTGCGGGACGGAAGCGGAAGGCCTCGTCCAGGCGCTCCGGCGGCACGGTCACGAGGTCAGCAGGGTGGCCACCGGCGGTGCCGCCCTCCAGGTCTACGACGAGGTCGACCTCGTCCTCATCGACCTGGATCTGCCGGACCTCGACGGCCTGGAGGTCTGCCGGGGAATCCGCGCCGCCTGCGACGTCCCGGTGATCGCCGTGACGGGCCGGGGGAGCGAGCTCGACCGCGTCCTCGGACTCCAGGCCGGCGCGGACCACTACCTCGTGAAGCCCTACGGCTTCCGCGAACTGATGGCCCGTATGGAAGCCGTCATGCGCAGGACCCGGCCGAGCACCTCCGCCGCCCGTGCGGTCACCAGGGGTCCACTGCACATCGACGTCGCGGCGCGGCGGGTGACCCTCGACGGCAGGGATGTCGACCTCACGCGCAAGGAGTTCGACCTCCTCAACGTGCTCGCCTCCCATCCCGACACGGTCATCCCCCGCAAGCAGCTGATGCAGCAGGTGTGGGGCGACTCCTGGTCGCGGCGGACCGTCGACACCCATGTCAGCAGCCTGCGCCACAAGCTCGGCGCGAGCGACTGGGTGATCACGATCCGGGGAGTGGGCTTCCGCTTCGGGCGCGGCTGA
- a CDS encoding biotin carboxylase N-terminal domain-containing protein, which produces MRKVLIANRGEIAVRVARACRDAGIGSVAVYADPDRDALHVRAADEAFALGGDTPATSYLDMAKVLQAAEDSGADAVHPGYGFLSENAEFAQAVLDAGLTWIGPPPQAIRDLGDKVAARHIAQRAGAPLVAGTPDPVSGADEVVAFAEEHGLPIAIKAAFGGGGRGLKVARTLEEVPELYDSAVREAVAAFGRGECFVERYLDKPRHVETQCLADQHGNVVVVSTRDCSLQRRHQKLVEEAPAPFLTEAQNAELYAASKAILKEAGYVGAGTVEFLVGTDGTISFLEVNTRLQVEHPVTEEVAGIDLVREMFRIADGEELGYDDPAIRGHSFEFRINGEDPGRNFLPAPGTVTLFQPPTGPGVRLDAGVESGSVIGPAWDSLLAKLIVTGATREQALQRAARALAEFKVEGMATAIPFHQAVVVDPAFTADPFRVHTRWIETEFVNEIKPFAPAGAEAEEDEAGRETIVVEVGGKRLEVSLPSSLGMTLARTGLAAGAKPKRRAAKKSGPTASGDTLASPMQGTIVKVAVEEGQEVKEGDLIVVLEAMKMEQPLNAHRSGTVKGLSAEVGASVTSGAALCDIKD; this is translated from the coding sequence GTGCGCAAGGTGCTCATCGCCAACCGTGGCGAAATCGCTGTCCGTGTGGCCCGGGCGTGCCGGGACGCGGGTATCGGCAGCGTGGCCGTGTACGCCGATCCGGACCGGGATGCTCTGCATGTCCGGGCGGCTGACGAGGCGTTCGCTCTGGGCGGTGACACTCCGGCCACCAGCTACCTGGACATGGCCAAGGTGCTCCAGGCCGCCGAGGATTCCGGTGCGGACGCGGTCCACCCGGGTTACGGCTTCCTTTCCGAGAACGCGGAGTTCGCCCAGGCGGTCCTGGACGCGGGTCTGACGTGGATCGGTCCGCCGCCGCAGGCGATCCGGGACCTGGGTGACAAGGTCGCCGCCCGGCACATCGCGCAGCGCGCCGGCGCGCCGCTGGTCGCCGGCACCCCGGACCCGGTCTCGGGTGCGGACGAGGTCGTGGCGTTCGCCGAGGAGCACGGCCTGCCGATCGCGATCAAGGCCGCCTTCGGTGGTGGCGGTCGCGGTCTGAAGGTCGCCCGCACACTCGAAGAGGTTCCGGAGCTGTACGACTCCGCCGTCCGTGAGGCCGTCGCGGCCTTCGGCCGGGGCGAGTGCTTCGTCGAGCGGTACCTCGACAAGCCGCGCCACGTGGAGACCCAGTGCCTCGCCGACCAGCACGGCAACGTGGTCGTGGTCTCGACGCGTGACTGCTCGCTGCAGCGCCGCCACCAGAAGCTGGTCGAGGAGGCCCCGGCGCCGTTCCTGACCGAGGCGCAGAACGCGGAGCTGTACGCGGCGTCGAAGGCGATCCTGAAGGAGGCCGGCTACGTCGGCGCCGGCACGGTCGAGTTCCTGGTCGGCACGGACGGCACGATCTCCTTCCTGGAGGTCAACACGCGTCTGCAGGTCGAGCACCCGGTGACCGAGGAGGTCGCGGGCATCGACCTGGTCCGGGAGATGTTCCGGATCGCGGACGGCGAGGAGCTCGGCTACGACGACCCGGCCATAAGGGGTCACTCCTTCGAGTTCCGTATCAACGGCGAGGACCCGGGCCGCAACTTCCTGCCCGCGCCCGGCACGGTCACCCTCTTCCAGCCGCCGACCGGCCCTGGTGTCCGTCTGGACGCGGGCGTGGAGTCCGGCTCGGTGATCGGCCCGGCCTGGGACTCGCTCCTGGCCAAGCTGATCGTCACCGGCGCCACCCGCGAGCAGGCCCTGCAGCGCGCGGCCCGCGCGCTCGCGGAGTTCAAGGTCGAGGGCATGGCCACCGCCATTCCGTTCCACCAGGCGGTCGTGGTCGACCCGGCGTTCACCGCGGACCCGTTCCGGGTCCACACGCGGTGGATCGAGACGGAGTTCGTCAACGAGATCAAGCCGTTCGCCCCGGCCGGCGCGGAGGCGGAGGAGGACGAGGCGGGCCGCGAGACGATCGTCGTCGAGGTCGGCGGCAAGCGTCTTGAGGTCTCCCTGCCGTCCTCGCTGGGCATGACCCTGGCCCGTACCGGCCTGGCGGCCGGTGCGAAGCCGAAGCGGCGCGCGGCGAAGAAGTCCGGCCCGACCGCCTCGGGCGACACCCTCGCCTCGCCGATGCAGGGCACGATCGTGAAGGTCGCGGTCGAGGAGGGCCAGGAGGTCAAGGAGGGCGACCTGATCGTCGTCCTGGAGGCCATGAAGATGGAACAGCCCCTCAACGCCCACCGCTCCGGCACCGTCAAGGGCCTGAGCGCCGAGGTCGGCGCCTCCGTCACCTCCGGCGCCGCCCTCTGCGACATCAAGGACTGA
- a CDS encoding TcmI family type II polyketide cyclase, whose protein sequence is MHSTLIVARMEPGSSTDVAKLFAEFDASEMPHLMGTRRRQLFSYRGLYFHLQDFDADNGGELIERAKSDPRFVRISEDLKPFIEAYDPATWRSPADAMATRFYNWEANA, encoded by the coding sequence ATGCACAGCACTCTGATCGTGGCCCGCATGGAGCCCGGATCGAGCACCGACGTCGCCAAGCTGTTCGCCGAATTCGACGCCTCCGAGATGCCGCATCTCATGGGGACGCGCCGGCGCCAGCTGTTTTCCTACCGCGGCCTCTACTTCCACCTCCAGGACTTCGACGCCGACAACGGCGGCGAGCTCATCGAGCGCGCCAAGTCCGACCCGCGCTTCGTCCGCATCAGCGAGGACCTGAAGCCCTTCATCGAGGCCTACGACCCGGCCACCTGGCGCTCGCCGGCCGACGCCATGGCCACCCGCTTCTACAACTGGGAGGCGAACGCGTGA